A single region of the Streptomyces virginiae genome encodes:
- a CDS encoding GlxA family transcriptional regulator — translation MSSVGRFIVVVLFDGVDLLDVTGPPEVFALLRRELGEESGYRVALAAETMDPVTTSAGVRILPDTTFREVAGRSIDTLLVPGSVEVDERGRVRALADPAVVDRVRTLAATARRVASVCVGAHILADAGLLDGRRATTHWSTARQLADEHPSIQVDADPIFIRDRDVWTGAGISACLDLSLALVADDFGEAVALRVARQLVMYLKRPSGQSQFSVPLEPVSTTRRIEDLRHYITRNIAEQLTVADLAEQAHVGERQLTRIFKTELGMTPAAYIESARVEVARNRLESTDDTLERVATVCGFNTTDTLVRAFRRKLDTTPTEYRNRFRASVTA, via the coding sequence TTGAGCAGCGTGGGACGGTTCATCGTCGTCGTCCTCTTCGACGGCGTCGACCTGCTGGACGTCACCGGCCCGCCGGAGGTGTTCGCCCTGCTGCGGCGGGAGCTGGGCGAGGAGTCGGGCTACCGGGTGGCCCTGGCCGCCGAGACCATGGACCCCGTCACCACCTCCGCCGGTGTCCGCATCCTCCCGGACACCACCTTCCGGGAGGTGGCCGGGCGGAGCATCGACACCCTGCTGGTGCCCGGGTCGGTCGAGGTGGACGAACGGGGCCGGGTCCGCGCCCTCGCCGACCCCGCCGTGGTCGACCGGGTGCGGACCCTCGCCGCCACGGCCCGGCGCGTCGCATCCGTCTGCGTGGGCGCGCACATCCTCGCCGACGCCGGGCTGCTGGACGGCAGGCGGGCCACCACCCACTGGTCGACCGCCCGCCAACTCGCCGACGAGCACCCCTCGATCCAGGTCGACGCCGACCCGATCTTCATCCGGGACCGGGACGTGTGGACCGGCGCCGGCATCAGCGCCTGCCTCGACCTCTCGCTCGCCCTCGTCGCCGACGACTTCGGTGAGGCCGTCGCCCTGCGCGTCGCCCGCCAGCTGGTGATGTACCTGAAACGGCCGAGCGGTCAGAGCCAGTTCAGCGTCCCGCTCGAACCGGTGTCGACCACGCGGCGCATCGAGGACCTGCGCCACTACATCACCCGCAACATCGCCGAGCAGCTGACCGTCGCCGACCTCGCCGAACAGGCGCACGTCGGCGAACGGCAGCTCACCCGGATCTTCAAGACGGAACTGGGCATGACCCCGGCCGCCTACATCGAATCCGCCCGGGTCGAAGTGGCCCGCAACCGGCTGGAGTCCACGGACGACACCCTCGAACGCGTCGCCACCGTCTGCGGCTTCAACACGACCGACACCCTCGTCCGTGCCTTCCGCCGCAAGCTCGACACGACCCCGACGGAGTACCGCAACCGCTTCCGGGCATCCGTCACGGCCTGA
- a CDS encoding isochorismatase family protein: MSSTTLRDLSGLDASPASPSEATLILIDYQNTYTRGVMELTGWEAALDAGAALLERARAAGAKVIHVINDGGEGSPYDIRAEIGRIHPRVAPVEGEVVVVKTVPDGFVRTDLGDHVDAAGHKDVLLAGFMTHMCVAFTAQGAFLRGNRPTVVADACATRPLRTAVAEVSAEQLHHAALATIADLYGVVVPSVSSLG, from the coding sequence ATGTCCAGCACGACCTTGCGCGATCTGAGCGGCCTCGACGCGAGCCCGGCGTCGCCGTCCGAGGCGACGCTGATCCTGATCGACTACCAGAACACCTACACCCGGGGCGTGATGGAGCTGACGGGGTGGGAAGCCGCCCTCGACGCCGGCGCCGCGCTGCTGGAGCGGGCCCGTGCGGCCGGGGCGAAGGTCATCCATGTGATCAACGACGGCGGCGAGGGAAGCCCGTACGACATCCGGGCCGAGATCGGCCGGATCCATCCGCGGGTGGCCCCGGTCGAAGGCGAGGTCGTGGTCGTCAAGACGGTCCCCGACGGGTTCGTCCGAACCGACCTGGGCGACCATGTCGACGCCGCCGGCCACAAGGACGTCCTCCTCGCCGGGTTCATGACCCACATGTGCGTGGCTTTCACCGCGCAGGGCGCGTTCCTGCGGGGCAACCGGCCCACGGTGGTCGCGGACGCGTGCGCGACCCGGCCGCTGCGGACGGCGGTGGCCGAGGTGTCCGCCGAACAGCTCCACCACGCCGCGCTCGCGACGATCGCCGATCTCTACGGGGTCGTCGTCCCGTCCGTCTCCTCCCTCGGCTGA
- a CDS encoding aminoglycoside phosphotransferase family protein, with protein MTPTETHDRTEVTAELVRDLLRDQHPDLADRPVRFGARGWDNQLWRLGEDLAVRLPWATPSADALLRKEHAWLPVLAPGLPLPVPVPQRIGEPSERFPRPWIVTTWVPGEPADRVPVTNAADAADALAAFLTALHRPAPEGAPLGNHGRGGPLADHADAFADGLAAATEMGLIPDPDAVRAVWEDAVAAPVRSGPAMWLHGDLHPANVLTEGGTLCGVIDFGDLCAGDPACDLAAPWNLLPDGAVERFHAAYRPAVDDATRRRARGWAAQRALGGILIGEAGVRGRPGGKPTWGPPAQAALRRLVATAG; from the coding sequence ATGACACCTACCGAGACGCACGACCGGACAGAGGTCACCGCGGAGCTGGTCCGGGACCTGTTACGCGATCAGCACCCCGACCTGGCGGACCGCCCCGTGCGGTTCGGTGCCCGCGGCTGGGACAACCAGCTGTGGCGGCTGGGCGAGGACCTCGCCGTCCGGCTGCCCTGGGCGACGCCGTCCGCGGACGCGCTGCTGCGCAAGGAGCACGCCTGGCTGCCCGTCCTCGCCCCGGGCCTGCCGCTGCCGGTTCCCGTACCGCAGCGCATCGGAGAGCCCTCCGAGCGGTTCCCGCGTCCCTGGATCGTCACCACCTGGGTGCCCGGCGAGCCCGCCGACCGCGTGCCCGTGACGAACGCCGCGGACGCGGCCGACGCCCTGGCCGCCTTCCTGACGGCCCTTCACCGACCTGCTCCCGAAGGGGCACCCCTGGGCAACCACGGCCGCGGGGGACCACTGGCCGACCACGCCGACGCGTTCGCCGACGGACTCGCGGCCGCCACGGAGATGGGGCTGATCCCCGACCCGGACGCCGTCCGCGCGGTCTGGGAGGACGCCGTCGCCGCGCCCGTCCGGTCGGGCCCGGCGATGTGGCTGCACGGCGACCTGCACCCGGCCAACGTCCTCACCGAGGGCGGCACCCTCTGCGGCGTGATCGACTTCGGTGATCTCTGCGCGGGCGATCCGGCCTGCGACCTCGCCGCCCCCTGGAACCTGCTGCCGGACGGCGCCGTCGAACGCTTCCACGCCGCCTACCGGCCCGCCGTGGACGACGCGACCCGGCGCCGCGCCCGTGGCTGGGCGGCGCAGCGAGCACTCGGCGGCATCCTCATCGGCGAGGCCGGCGTCCGCGGCCGCCCGGGCGGCAAGCCCACCTGGGGCCCACCCGCCCAGGCCGCGCTGCGACGCCTCGTGGCGACGGCGGGCTGA